Genomic window (Arachis hypogaea cultivar Tifrunner chromosome 13, arahy.Tifrunner.gnm2.J5K5, whole genome shotgun sequence):
ATCACaatcataaatattaaaaaatattaatgaccatacacatatatttaaagaaaaaattagttaaaacttCTAGGAACCAAAATCCTATAAGTTAAAACCTTTTTGGTCTTTCCGAAACTAAAGCTACacattttatcatttaaaaagtaaatcgttaaaataaaatattctaggATTGAAGTATATAtgtgctttttctctttttgaaattagttaaaaacttataatcttatatcataaataatctcaccaaaataaataaaaaaaagtatggagagacaatgagaatattaaacaatataaacaatAGATATGTCGGATATTCAATTTAATAGGTATGCAGATAATTATGTCGATTCTTAATTAGAtgattatttcttttaattcggTTACTCATGTATAGTTAATAATTACTGAATGTTTAATTCACTAGGTATGCGGATAGTTATACTAATGTTAGGATTTATGAGGTAATTTGGGGTAgaatatcattttattttattgaaaaatttctAAAACCTATTATTTACATTGTTCACAAAAATCATTGTATACCTAACAAAACTGAAATAAAAAACATGGACGTTTACAAACACCTAATGCATGTAGAAGGATAACCCCACAAAAGTGTGCACTATCAAATTTCCGATCCTCTTCTAATTAGAGCAACGGTTGTCTATGTGAACACATTTGAGTTGAAACGCATACATTATTAGCAGACTAACAgtatttattattggtcccaAATATGAATGTGGAAAAAAACAAATATGAGTAATAAACAAAGGAGAACCATACCACGCAATCCCAATTCCCATCTCTATTATTTggcttttgaaaattaaataaattaaaataaaacaaaaatagttCATCTCAGTTTTATCTCTCAAGTGGGGTTCGTTGTCAAATTTAATCTCTTACTATAATCTTTTTAAGGgagattaaaaaaaatgtaaaaataaaaatgttaaaaaattaatactatAGCCACTAATTTTACCTAACATTATAATAAGTTGctaaaataaattcaatataaattataaaaaattattaaattttaattttatttttttaattaaattttggataattttatttttaataatttcaattgttttatattaaatatttgttgtaATGTTGGCAGTAGTAGTGTGAAACGAAAATAATATGGACCGACATGGCAGTGTTATTATTGTGCAGTGACAGTTACACACGTAAACAGTTATCATTGGATGATTAAGATACGTGAGAAGCATATACTGTCCTTGATCCCAAACCTTTTCAAATATTAACCTTTGAATTCCTACTCTATAAATAATTCATCAGAATCCACCACTACTCTCCACATCTCATAATCATAACTACTCTGCACTCCACTCCCTAGAAGTAACCTCAACTTCTAATCAAAAGTTGCAGTAACATTATTGTTATCCTTAGAGATAGTAACAAATTAAAGAATGGAATCTAAGGGGTCGATATTGATGTTGATGAAGCTTGTGGTGCTTCAGTACTTGGCAGTTGTGTGTGTCTCACAGGATTTTGATTTCTTCTACTTTGTTCAGCaggttaataattaattattggacTCATTATTTATTACTGAATAATTTGGTGATTAGGTTTCTGATGAAtgattgaataatatatattgcaGTGGCCAGGATCTTACTGTGACACAAAGAGCAGTTGCTGCTACCCAACAAGCGGGAAGCCCGCTGCAGATTTCGGCATTCATGGCCTCTGGCCTAACAACAATGATGGGTCTTACCCTTCTAACTGTGACTCTAACAATGCTTTTCAACCATCTCTGGTATCAGATCTGACAAGCAGCTTACAAAGAAACTGGGCGACACTGGCATGTCCAAGTGGGAATGGGATACAATTCTGGAGCCATGAATGGGAGAAGCATGGAACTTGCTCAGAGTCAACGTTGAAGCAACATGACTACTTCCAAACAGCTCTGAATCTGAAACAGAGAGCCAATATCCTGAGAGCCCTTACAAATGCAGGAATAGCGCCAAATGGGAATGCTTACAGCTTGAGCAGCATAAAGGGAGCCATCAAGCAAGGAGTAGGGTACACTCCATACATAGAGTGCAACGTGGACTCCTCAGGGAACAGCCAGCTGTACCAAGTGTACCTGTGTGTCGATGCATCTGCTTCACGCTTCATTGAGTGCCCTGTCTTCCCCAACGCCAAATGTGCTTCCCAGATTCAGTTCCCTCCATTCTAGATCACTAGCATTGTTATTCCctttcataatcaataatggcgTGTATTCTATGTTTTATTTAATGTGTCAAATTAAGGGTTATTCATCGGAAATGGGACAAAATTTAATAAAGATTACATGCATGCATGTATGAACACGGAAGCACGAGGATTACACGTCAATCTCCATCAACTTGCCGACACGTGTATGTGTTGAGTTTTGATTAACGTACAACAATCACCGTCCAAGCAAAGCGATGTTTTCCTTCAACCGTTTGCTATATGCCTATATGCCACATACACATCAATAGAAATTTCAAAGGTCCTTCTCAAATTGACTTGCTAGAACGCAAGTCCACCAAACCTTTCCACTAaataaaacacacaaaaatatactaatttaaatgAATTCACTGTTAATTTTATTTCATCTTTGGTAAACTGAATGCTACCTATTGAGAGCTCGGTAAAAATTAGATGGAGAATGCCTGATTGATTAAATTTGGAATATCCGGGATTGAAGCAGATGTTGGagtggattttttttttggttaggaCGACCCCCAATCTTAGCATTACATCCATGTACTACATACTTACACACACTACATGAATATACTACTACTAACATGGGTTCTATATTCTTTACCAAGGATTCGAACGTGATGCTGACATTGATCTGGATTTTATTTACAGGATTTAGatcttctaaaatttaaattttactttagtgaataaagtatgatcttttactcttaaataatttttatttcatatttattattgatcacacctataaaattaatgataaaaaattatattttattttttaaaatgaaattaaaactttaaaagaatACAAATCCTTATTTACAGCCTAGAGAGCAGGCTACAAAGGAGGCTACTGGGTTTATTCCTTGAAGAATTCATCCCATAACAGCCACCTGATTTGGACTTAATCCATCATTGGATATTGAGTCCAAAATCAATAATATAAAAACCTCCCAAACTGCAGcccatattttataattaataagtcTCTCGGACCTCCTCGGCTCTGGTCTCATTGGATTATTTGATATTGGGGGTTTTATGGGGTTTATTTTATGGGCTTAGGCCTTGTCCATGTAATGGGCAATGACGAAAATAAATGCTTCGACTCTGACCAAGAAAACAAATGCTTCGACGAATCCACAAAGAGGATATAttgtaatataatattttttcagAAGGGCCTGTGGTAttctttctatcttttttttttttttttgaaagactgCTACTTCTTTTCAATATCAGgaattacagaaaaaaaaaaaaaagaaatcatgaGTATTGCGTAACGCGGTAACGGTCGTCGGCAGAGTATTGTTTCATCCAATTGCTAAGGCCATTTGGAGCTAGGTATCACAGCAACCGTTGAAGGCGACGCGGTGGCGAATGATACCTGGGTCAGGGGAGGAGGAACCGAGGAAGGGTGATTCGATGATTAGGTCTCGGGTCGGGTGGGTCACAGGTTGCTTTCCGGGCTGCTCTGGTCTGTCAGCCTTGACCcgtgataaaaaaaaagaaaaaactattcCTAAATCCTAGGAATAAAGTCAACATGAATTTAATACCAACAAAAATGACAACATGAATTTAATATCAGTTTTAATTTTTGGGTTCTTAACGTAAAAATTTGCGACATAATGAAAGTAAATAGTCAAAATAATTTCTCAAATTATGAAACACTATGACCATTTACTCGACATAGTGCATCAACTTTTAGGAAATGAACTTTTGTTCCCTTCATACAAATTTAAATGGACACAGAATACCATTAAGCTAGTATCATATTGACGATGAAATTTTTAACTATATTTCTCTGCAGTCTGCACTATGAACTGTTAGCaggtaataaattataataagtaattattaatttaacattttcttgcaattttaattgCTGACTGTTAATGATAAAGCAGTAATTAACATATGTTTTCTTATGCATATATAGGTGATGAAAGCAGGCGAACTAATCAAGATTTGCGCTTCCTAACTACCGAAACAGAAAATTGCAAAACCAAATAACCAATACATGAAAAGATGAAAAAGCTACTGAGAAAGGCTTTTGGTTATTGGAGGTTGATACCTTGATATATACTTCATGTGACCACCATAAAACTCTTTCTATCTCTCCTTTAATTTCCACCAACAAAATCATTAAACCACTACGCTTTTAATTTGCTTCGTAGGAAAGCCAATAGAATGTATGAATAATAATGGACGGCATGACCAAGTCACTGATTCTGAAAAATTAAAACTCTCTTTTAATTATGGCGGAGCAAATTAAAGACTTTTCCCTCaaatttcttaattattattactattaaatAACAAAGCTGAATAATTTGTCATTACATAATCATTTTTATAAGAGTTTACAGTTCATCGTCTAATTATTATGCTTTACTTAATTATAAACTCTGATCGATTCTTATAACAATTATCTCAAAAAATAAAGTTaattgtaaatatatatataagtcatCCCTCTCCCTCCCTCCACTCCCTTTTCCTTTTATCGAAGtgttaattttagagaagattcttttaaaatttaaaagttttaagatgataatattatatatagaataatattaCGACCTACACGACCaataaaaattcttatttttcatcaattttaaatataaaaattaaatattgtcaattattgataaaaaaaatattgacctTCTCGTATTTCTGTAATATAAAATCGTTTTCTTAACAAAACTTGATATCATTTAAAGTGAAACTTTgtaaaataaaacaattt
Coding sequences:
- the LOC112791941 gene encoding ribonuclease 1 → MESKGSILMLMKLVVLQYLAVVCVSQDFDFFYFVQQWPGSYCDTKSSCCYPTSGKPAADFGIHGLWPNNNDGSYPSNCDSNNAFQPSLVSDLTSSLQRNWATLACPSGNGIQFWSHEWEKHGTCSESTLKQHDYFQTALNLKQRANILRALTNAGIAPNGNAYSLSSIKGAIKQGVGYTPYIECNVDSSGNSQLYQVYLCVDASASRFIECPVFPNAKCASQIQFPPF